In the Lates calcarifer isolate ASB-BC8 unplaced genomic scaffold, TLL_Latcal_v3 _unitig_4112_quiver_405, whole genome shotgun sequence genome, CtgaagagagagatgtttaTTTTGACAGTAGCAGTGATGTAATagatcaaatgaaaatgaatcaatgtacacacacagcagttcaACCCTTACATTAAGGTCCACTTAATCATTTCTTATGGAGCTTTTGAGTGAACTGCAAGGTCCTCATCATCACTGGCCACAACAACTGATAGTGAACTGATACTGTTAAGCTCAGGTATCAGATATGATATGAGAACAGAGGGTAATCCCAAGCCATATGATGCCCCATATACCATTCATGTTGTTGTGTCCTCCTCTGGGCCCTCCTCGTCCTCGGCCTCTGAAGCctggctctcctcctcctcggcccCGGCCTCCTCGGTGGAAGTGGCCTCCTCTGTGGGGACCTCCTCTCATGGAGTCGTCTCCCCAATAGTTGCCATCTCCTCTACCTTGGCCTGGTGGCGGCCCCATCATGCGTGGGCCTCCGCCAGCATTGAAAGGTGGTCCATGGTTgtgagggggtggagggtggtTAAAGCGTGGACCACCAGGTGGGTTGTTGGGCGGGTAGCCACCATTCATGGGCATCTGCATGTGCACGTTCATACTGTTCATGTTGTTCATATTGTTCATGCCTGGACCATGGCCCAGTAATCCCTGGTTGACtaaatagagagaaaaattgGTTTGAAACAATGAGTAACACAAGGACCAGAGCAGGTAGACATCACGCTACAACACCAGGAggaacagaatagaatagatctttattgtcactgttccaaaacaatgaaacaccataAAAAGAGATGTAGCTCTTCAATGGAATAAGAAGTTGAGGTTACCTGGTGGAGGTCCAccctggttctggttctgggtCTGCTGCAGGGATCCCAGTAGCTGTTTAATCTTGTCTGAGAAGTCAGGCTGCTTGATCAAGTCTTCAGTAGACTGGTTACCAGAGGCACcctgaggacagacagcagTTATTAGCTACACATCATAATGACAAATTTTTACATCCAACTGTAGAGATATTTTACACAAGACTATGAAACTTCATGAACAACAGAATGTTAATTAGGCATACTCTTAGCATGCACCGGATCACAGCATgtcaaaaaaactaaacaaataaaaacaagcctCTTCTGCTGACCATCTGACTATACTATCATGTGTTTACCATGATGGATGAGAGCAGCTCCTGTACGTTGACAGAGGGAGCCACAGGGTTGCTAACAGTGTTTGTAGCTTGTGGGCTGCGAGAGCTGTTGCTCAGGTTGACCATGAGGTTGGCCAGCACGGGTGGCAGCTTGGAGCTTTCAGTTCTGGGATATAGCAGAGGCCTGCTGTGATGTGGTGTCCATGGGCTCAATGTAAGCATCATCCAGCATGGAGGAGTCCTGCAGGAGAGAAGATGCCTACAGCTCAGCAAGCAAGATATTATACAGCCCTACAGAGTGTGTTtaataagagaaagaaaaatgacaaattgcgtgtttgtgtgtgtgtgtgtgttgggtgtaCTAACCTCATCAAGAGGGATGAGACGGGGAGGCATGGGTTCATAAGGCTCTGGGTCCGGTTCATGTGGACTGTCAGGCACACTAGCaataaagagaggaagagaaatcaTTAACACACTTTGCAGGCCTCCATTCTAACTTCTAAGTATGAAATTGTAGGAAGATGGATATATTAACAGGATCAAAGATTCAGACTCCTTTTAAacactgtctttcttttgttggtttttgtaaCCGATATATTCTTGGATAAAAACTTACGAACTGTACTACAGGATGCACCAGGTTTTTTCCCAATAACCTACCTCTCTTTGCTGAGAAAGATCTCCTGCAGAATGCCCATCTCACGATCCCTCTGGGtgagtttctctgtgctgttggCCCCGGGGATGACCAGGCTGCCGGCCAGCGTCAAAGGCCTGGGGGGTGTCCATGGAACCCTCTCTTCCATGGTGTCATGGGAGAGCCGACGGGCCATCTCAAATGTCTGCCTGTCCATCATCAGCTCTCGTTTGGCAGCCTCACCAAAGTCTTTGATCTTGTTCACGTTGACTACAGTGTAATAAAATCAttacttaatatttttttcagatgGTTTACAGACCCACTGGTGTATTAAGACAATATACACATAACTTCAGATATGTTGGGTATTCAAGACCAAATGCCTTACCTCGCTCTGTCTCATCCAGATCAAAGTAGAAGTAGTGTTTGAGCTGCTCATCCTCAGCCCAGTGaactgtcttcttcttcttgcccTTTTTGGTCAAGCTTTCCTCTTCTCCACGTGGTTCTGCCAGAGCATTAGGTTTCTCACCTACAAAGAGCAAAAGACAATGAGAGAAATATGTTAGGAGATTGTTTTTAGGAGACACTCactaacagaaaaaatataagGTAGTTCAATGTCAAAGAAGCTCATCAAACTCTAATATCATCAAAGACTAGACCTTACCATTATCAGAGGCCTCAGGATCTTCAGAGGGAACAGGGGTCCCAGGCTGCTCCGGCTCCTGGTTTTCATCAGTTGTAGTGGCAGAGGCAGCAGTCTCTGGAGACGATGGTTTGGCAGAACACGAAGAATACGCTGAGGGTTTGCTGTCAAATGGACTTGCCTGAGaacaaaaaggaacaaaagtgAGACAACTGGTTTAACAAATTTTGGACAGCTCCTAATCCTTGGAAAGTCTTGGATAAAGATAGATCAATGGTCTGATTGAgtcagttttttgtttatttacaacaGCTTTTAACGTCAGTAGTAATCAGTGTGCTTGGTTGAAATTTAACACACCAGAATCAATTCATTCTGAGGATTTGGTAAAAACTctttgataataaataaatgttttttctccaaaattCTGAGGACTTTCTGGACTGACAGTGACTATAATACATACTGGTACAAAGTCAAAATTAGATCAGTACCTTGTTAGATGTGGGGGAGACAGCCTTGGTATTTGCTGTAGTACTACTGCTGGGTTTCTTCTTCTTGATCTTGATCCCAGGCACTGGGGCAGAGTTCAGAGCATCGAGGAATCCAGTGCACTCCATCGCTGCAGTGAGgacatgaaacagcagtgaacacCAAAGCAGCTACATCACTACCTTctctttaaaatacagtttcaaTGTGATGTACAAATGTTTGAACTTACGCTGTGCTGGAATGATCTTGACTTTGATCTCTTTGGCAGAGTTAGAGGGGGTATTTAGaggtttgtattttttctccaGAGGTGGAGCATCTGATGGACCAGAGCTGTTGAGGGGAAATGAGcataaaatgaaacatgtatGTACTTTTATCAGCCACCTGATGGCAGCAATGAGCAAACTGCATGAATACTGCTGTGTTCACAGAGATAGTGAGGCAACGGGTCTGCAAGAGGGTAGAGTACCTAGGCCTCTTGAGGACTGGAGGCTTGATGTTGTACTTGTCACCCAGCTGTGGGGCAGTGGGTGCCTTCTTAGCAGGGGCCGGGTTGGGAGCGTCCATCTCTAATCCTATGCAAAGGAAAAAATACTGGTTATTTCATACATAACTTTTTCAACACTGAGGGCCAACTACTACTATCCCTGCTCATCACATTATGTTTACCTATGGAGCGGATCTTTGTGTGGCTGGGTGCATGAGCTTTAggtttctccttctttttctcctcatctccacTCTTTTCCTTCACATCCCGCACTGGCAACttgctctcctctttcttctttttcttatctGCAAGATAAATACAGAGTGTGTTAGAAAGTGTTGACAGGTGGAGCCATTGTAAAACAGTGGcacatatttaaaaagtgaaatgtaCCAGCAGGAGAGTTGCCACTGCTTGAAACACTCTGGGAGCGGATTGTAGCCATCCAGCCATCTACAAGCACAGACGCCAACTTCCTTAGGTCTAAAAATAAGAGACAAGGATTTTAGTGTGATAAATACTGCAGTCTAAATTTAAgagttttgattttttgatcGATGCCAACTGACCTTCAGTTTCTGCACTCTTACTCAGCTGCTTCACCAGCTTGGCTGTGTTGTTCTGGAAGAATATACAAGCAGATTTAATTGCTATAGTTGCCTGTATAGTGTCCTATAAGTGTTCCCTAGTGGATGATACAGTACCTGTTTGAGGTGGTCCACTTTCAGGGGCAGCTTCTGCAGTGTGAGCAGgatgagctgcagcaggggGGTGTTGTTGGTGGTTTTGGAGTAGGTGAGCCAGGAGTTGAGCAGCCTGTAGCCACCAACTCTGATAAACCTGGATGAAAGAAGGAACAACTGATTTATGATGGAGGTGGTCTGCAATGAAGGACAGTGGTGGTCACTGATTACTCTTATCTGACAAATCAATATAGATAGTAAAACATTGTCATATTTACTCAGATAATAATAACTAGTTATTTTCAGAGTGGCTGTTGTGTTGATTCTCTTGATCAGTGAGGCtggtgtattttgtttttgtcaacaaatctcaaATGACTCCTAAACTAATATATGACTTCAACTTGACTTCAACAGATCATTATACCAATACAGTGAGCTCTACATCATcctattgttttcatttacactgaGAGCAAATAGAGTTTGTGATATTaaaagaaacttaaaaacacactgacactggaaaCATTCATTTACAAATGTGGTTTGGGTCAGCCCTACTTGGAAAGTTCATTTATGCATTTAATTGTAAATTTATAGTACTTTGCTTTAAACACATTACTCTTCTAGAATTGCatataaaagagaaaacttttcttttgtaaaaatgtatgtaaaacaaGTTAAATCTTACAAGACAGGCCATAAAAactcagagaaaaaaagcagagatgttAAGAAAGACTTTCCTGTTGGGGTTTGCAGTTCTTTATGTTTTCATACATACAATCCACccattttttaatattaattcaTAATAAGATTTGCAATACACAACAAAGTTGAAGTTAAGCCTACCGGTTAAGAACATCGTGGGATTTCGTCT is a window encoding:
- the ppp1r10 gene encoding LOW QUALITY PROTEIN: serine/threonine-protein phosphatase 1 regulatory subunit 10 (The sequence of the model RefSeq protein was modified relative to this genomic sequence to represent the inferred CDS: deleted 1 base in 1 codon) — protein: MAGGPVDPREILKGVEALLGKDGELRSLEGVPKVFSLMKASTKMVSRCMYLNILLQTKSHDVLNRFIRVGGYRLLNSWLTYSKTTNNTPLLQLILLTLQKLPLKVDHLKQNNTAKLVKQLSKSAETEDLRKLASVLVDGWMATIRSQSVSSSGNSPADKKKKKEESKLPVRDVKEKSGDEEKKKEKPKAHAPSHTKIRSIGLEMDAPNPAPAKKAPTAPQLGDKYNIKPPVLKRPSSGPSDAPPLEKKYKPLNTPSNSAKEIKVKIIPAQPMECTGFLDALNSAPVPGIKIKKKKPSSSTTANTKAVSPTSNKASPFDSKPSAYSSCSAKPSSPETAASATTTDENQEPEQPGTPVPSEDPEASDNGEKPNALAEPRGEEESLTKKGKKKKTVHWAEDEQLKHYFYFDLDETERVNVNKIKDFGEAAKRELMMDRQTFEMARRLSHDTMEERVPWTPPRPLTLAGSLVIPGANSTEKLTQRDREMGILQEIFLSKESVPDSPHEPDPEPYEPMPPRLIPLDEDSSMLDDAYIEPMDTTSQQASAISQNESSKLPPVLANLMVNLSNSSRSPQATNTVSNPVAPSVNVQELLSSIMGASGNQSTEDLIKQPDFSDKIKQLLGSLQQTQNQNQGGPPPVNQGLLGHGPGMNNMNNMNSMNVHMQMPMNGGYPPNNPPGGPRFNHPPPPHNHGPPFNAGGGPRMMGPPPGQGRGDGNYWGDDSMRGGPHRGGHFHRGGRGRGGGEPGFRGRGRGGPRGGHNNMNDMSKRPVCRHFMMKGSCRYESNCAFYHPGVNGPPLPPNHPANNQHNQHPQHGH